Proteins encoded by one window of Yamadazyma tenuis chromosome 2, complete sequence:
- the omh4 gene encoding O-glycoside alpha-1,2-mannosyltransferase 4 (CAZy:GT15; EggNog:ENOG503NWWJ; COG:G) — MHRHHVDSASKLKFSERDISSSIDAPFQLGCREIDTSQPRQNAAFIVLARNKELDGVIKSMTSLERHFNQWFKYPWVFLNDQEFDDTFKQTVQQYTQGRVEFGVIPPEDWGFSGVDPDEFNEFINSQGDRRIYYGNKASYHQMCRYFSGKFYQHPLVRKRDWYWRVEPDVEFFCDITYDPFVEMEAHNKKYGFNVMIHELYYTVPSLFRETKAFAVNRKIKPSKLWRMMVKNFRFSGGVDDKDYDMIKDRKQILKKVEDEVAIKKFLEMPNKKDLSGIDDGVLDQFINKARQLPRLHEDRFDYEEYNLCHFWSNFEIARTDLFTSELYQEYLQQLELSGGFYKERWGDAPVHSLALAMMLDTKDVHYFRDIGYQHSTLAHCPGNSKLNQLPYTPDEANANNPFFQSYKPNAPVVNGVGCRCKCPLFHREIEDSGSSCLKQWVRTTRDNYNPYRPLDLDHFRQKIGSRMDRYLKKGGKLGRSKISEGL; from the coding sequence ATGCACCGTCACCACGTCGACAGCGcctccaagttgaagttcagCGAACGCGATATCTCTTCGTCCATTGATGCGCCGTTCCAGCTCGGGTGCCGTGAAATCGACACTTCTCAGCCTCGGCAGAACGCTGCTTTTATTGTGCTAGCTCGTAACAAAGAACTCGATGGCGTCATCAAGTCAATGACATCGCTAGAGCGTCACTTCAACCAGTGGTTCAAGTACCCGTGGGTTTTTCTCAACGACCAGGAGTTTGACGATACTTTTAAGCAAACGGTCCAGCAGTACACCCAGGGCCGCGTGGAGTTTGGGGTGATTCCCCCCGAAGACTGGGGGTTTTCGGGCGTGGACCCCGACGAattcaatgagttcatAAACAGCCAGGGCGACCGGCGGATCTACTACGGTAATAAGGCGTCGTACCACCAGATGTGCCGGTATTTTTCAGGTAAGTTTTACCAGCACCCACTAGTGCGTAAAAGGGACTGGTACTGGCGGGTGGAACCCGACGTGGAGTTCTTTTGTGACATCACATACGACCCGTTTGTGGAGATGGAAGCCCACAACAAAAAGTACGGGTTCAATGTCATGATTCATGAGTTGTACTATACGGTGCCCAGCCTATTCCGCGAAACCAAGGCTTTTGCGGTCAATCGCAAAATCAAACCTTCCAAGTTATGGAGAatgatggtgaaaaattttcgGTTCAGTGGGGGCGTGGATGACAAGGACTACGACATGATCAAGGATCGCAAgcagatcttgaagaaagtggAAGATGAGGTGGctatcaagaagtttttggagatgCCCAATAAAAAAGATCTTTCGGGTATCGACGATGGGGTACTCGACCAGTTCATCAATAAGGCCCGTCAATTGCCCCGTCTTCATGAGGATCGCTTCGACTACGAGGAGTATAATTTATGTCATTTCTGGTCGAACTTTGAGATTGCTCGAACCGATTTGTTCACGTCTGAGTTGTACCAGGAgtatttgcagcaattgGAACTTAGCGGGGGGTTTTATAAAGAAAGATGGGGAGATGCACCGGTGCATTCTCTTGCGTTGGCCATGATGTTGGACACCAAAGATGTCCATTATTTCAGAGATATTGGGTATCAACATTCGACCCTTGCTCATTGTCCTGGGAACTCCAAGTTAAACCAACTACCATATACGCCTGATGAAGCCAATGCGAACAACCCATTTTTCCAGCTGTACAAACCCAATGCGCCTGTGGTTAATGGGGTTGGATGTCGGTGCAAGTGTCCCTTATTTCACAGAGAGATTGAGGATTCGGGATCTTCATGTCTAAAGCAGTGGGTGCGAACTACTCGCGACAACTATAATCCGTATAGGCCATTGGATCTTGATCATTTTCGGCAGAAGATTGGGTCCCGTATGGACCgatacttgaagaagggCGGGAAGTTGGGGCGGAGCAAGATTCTGGAGGGGCTATAA